In Cystobacter fuscus DSM 2262, the genomic window GGGCGTGTCCTTCTCCCTCTCCATCGATGCGGGCGCACACGGCGGGCAGGGGGGCGAGCAGCCCGAGGAAGGCCCGCACCGGCTCTTCCCGGCCCTTGCCCACGAACTGATCCGCCTCCCAGGCGAGGCTCTCCGCATGGGCGGCTCCCTCCCGCCAGGCACGCCGCAGCAGGGGACTCCACGCGCCCTGGGCATCGACGAGGTGCTGCCCGTTGAAGCGGGTCTCCTGGGGGGTGGTGTGTTCGGCGATGAACGCATGGGCCAGCCGGACGCGGTCTCCCTCGGGAACCAGGTAGCCATGGGACAGCCCCAGCTCGGCGAGCCCCTCGAAGACGCGGTGGAGCACCTCCTGCTCGGAGTGGATACCCGGCAGCGAGGCGCCCAGGGTGGCCATGCGTTGCAGGACCTGGCGCTGGAGCAGGCGGTCGGACAGGTCGCGCACCAACACCAGCACGTCCGGCCCGGACACGGACACGTTGAGCTCCACGCGCAGCTCGCCCCGGGCGGCGCGCAGCGACGTCTCGTAGATTTCCGGGACGCGCTCTCCGCGCATCCGGCGCTGGTGCCGCTCGGTCATGAGCGGGGCCGCGTGGGTGGAGAACTGCTCGATGCACGCGCCCTCCACCTGCTCGCGCGGGTAGCCCATCAAGGTGCAGAACGCCGGGTTGGCATGGATGATGTGGCTGTCGCGGACCACGACCATGGCGTAGGGCAAGGCATCCAGATGGTCGTAGGTGCCCCCCCGGGCCGTTTCAGGCTTCGTCACGGGGAGGACGATGACATTCCGGCCCGGAGGAGGGAAGCGGAGCCGGAGAGGGGGGGGCCTGGACTTCGGCTTGACCCAGGCATTTGCCTTCCTTCTAGACCTGGACCCCCCGGCGCGTCTGAGTTGCGCGGCGCGCGCCTTCAGTGCTAAGCGGCGCCCGCGTGTGAGGACGGCGGGGCGGGCGAGGGCAGGCGAACCCGTGGTTTTCCCGAGGCTGGTCGAGGCGATGGCGGAGAAGGAGCCTGGGGACGAGACGAAGGACGGCGAGTTGTCGGAGACGGCCCGGCAGATGCGGGCGGCCCAGCCGTACATCGCCGCGGTGTGGAAGCTGGTGGGTGGAGCGGTCGTCGGGGTGCTGGGAGGCTACTTCCTGGACAAGGGGTTGGGGTCGTCGCCGTGGGGGATGCTGGGGTTGAGCCTGGTGGGCATCTCCGTGGGCTTCTACGGGTTCCTGCACGAGATGGCCCAGTTGGGAAAGAGGAAGCGGTGAGCGGCGGCGGCGAGCGGTCCTTTCGCACCTACGCGGGGTTGTCGGCGGGGGTGGCGGTGCTGGCGGTGGGTCTGGCGCTCTGGGTGCCGGGGCAGTTGGGGTGGGGACGGGGCGCGTTGTTGGGCGCGCTGTTGGCGGTGGGGTCGGGAGCGCTGGGGTTGTGGCTCAAGCGGCGGGCGTTGCGGCGGGACATGGTGGCCGCGCTGATGGTGGTGGCGGTGGTGTTCGGGCTGAGGGCGGCCCTGGTGGTGGTGGGGCTGGTCTGGGTGGTGCGGCGGGAGTGGGATGTGGTGGCGTTCGTGGCGGGGTTCTTCGGGACCTACTTCGTGCTGCAGTGGATTGAACTGAGCTATGTCATGGCCGCGTCGCGGAACGCGGCGGGCGGAGACGAGTGATGCGCAAGGCAATGATTCTTCTCGCCAGCCTGATGGCGGGCATGGCGTTCGCCGCTCCCACGGAGGGCGAGCACGCGGCGCCCCAGTCGCACCTCGAGAAAGAGGAGCAGGACGTGGCGGGCTACATCCTCCACCACGTCTCCGACTCGAACGAGTACGAGTTCGAGATTCCCCTGAGCGACAACCACATCCTCATCCACCTGCCGCAGTTCGGCATTCCGCTGCGCGCGGGCGTCTCCTGTGAGCCTCGCCCCACGCCGGATGGGCACGGCAAGGCCGTCCCCTCCTGGAGCGAGGGCTGCCTGGACCTGTCCATCACCAAGCACACGCTGATGATGTGGCTGGCGGCGGTGCTGCTCATCGGCTCGGTGCTGCTCTTCAGCAACCGCGACAAGTCGAAGCTGGTGCCCCGGGGCACGTCGGCCAACCTCTTCGAGATGCTCGTGCTCTTCGTGCGCGACGAGCTGGCCATCAAGAACATCGGCAAGGAGGAGGGCCCGCGCTACACGCCCTACCTGCTCACCGCGTTCTTCTTCATCCTCTTCATGAACCTGCTGGGCCTGTTCCCCTGGATGGCGACGGCCACGGGCAACATCGGCGTCACGGTGGCGCTCGCCCTGTGCACCTTCATCCTCACGCAGATCGCCGGCATCCGCGCCGCGGGCCTGGGTGGCTACCTGGCGCACCTCACCGGCGGCGTGGCCCCGTGGCTGTGGCCCATCATGATTCCGGTGGAAGTGCTCGGCCTGTTCACCAAGCCCTTCGCGCTCACCATCCGTTTGTTCGCCAACATGCTGGCGGGCCACATCGTCATCTTCTTCCTGCTCGGCCTCATCTTCATGCTCGGCCACCCCGCGGTGGCCCTGGTCAGCGTGCCCTTCGCCCTGGGCATCTACCTGCTGGAGCTGTTCGTGGCCTTCGTGCAGGCGTACGTCTTCACCATGCTCTCCGCGCTCTTCATCGGCATGGGCGTCGCCATGGCGCACCACCATGATGACCACGGCGCCGAGAGCAAGGAGCTGGGCCACAGCCACGACCACGGCCGTGCCCACATGTAAAGAACCTGGCGGTTCGAAAGGCCGCCGGAGGTAGTCCCCAGGGCCATCACGACCCCCCCAATAAGTGGGTCCCCTTCGCAAGAAAGAAGACGCATTCCCATGACCAGCATTGCGCTCGCCTTCCTCTCCGCCGGTATCGGTGCCGGCCTCGCCATCATCGGTGCCGGCCTGGGCATCGGTAAGCTCGCCGCCGCCGCCATGGACGCCACGGGCCGTCAGCCGGCCGCCAGCGGCGACATCCGCACCACCATGATCATCGCCGCGGCCCTCATCGAAGGCGCCACGCTGTTCGCGCTGGTCGTGTGCATCCTGCTCGCCATCAAGACCTGAGCCGGGCGCGTTGAAGCAGTTCCTGGTCTGGCGCCTTCCCGCATGCCGCGGGGGGCGTCGGCCACCACCCTGACGCCGTACCCCTGAAGGCCGCCATGTTCCTGCCCAACGTTCTCGCCGCCAGCAGCTTCGTGGAGGTCCGCCCGGGCCTCATCTTCTGGACGCTCGTCACCTTCATCATCGTCGCCATCATCCTGCGCTGGAAGGCCTGGGGTCCCATCCTCTCGCTCGTGGAGGAGCGCGAGAAGCAGATCTCCAGCTCCATCGAGGCCGCCAAGCGTGAGCGCGCCGAGGCCGAGAAGCTGCTCGCCGAGCAGAAGACGGCCATCGCCGAGGCCCGCCGCGAGGCCCAGGAGCTCCTGCGCCGCAACCAGCAGGAGGTGGAGAAGTTCCGCGAGGACCTGATGGCCAAGAGCCGCAAGGAGGCCGATGCCTTCAAGGCGTCCGCCCAGCGCGAGATCGAGGAGCAGAAGTCCAAGGCCATCGCCGAGGTGAAGGCCCTGACGGTGGACCTGGCCATGGAAGTGGCCGGCAAGCTGCTCAACGAGCGGCTGGACGACACCAAGCACCGCGCCCTGGCCGAGCAGTTCGTGCAGGGTCTGCCGCCCGCCAAGGGCGGAGCCGAGCGCCGCTCGTAGTCCCCTTCGTCAGGACGTATAGGAGTCCACCATGGCGCTCTCCATCGGCATCGTCGGTCTGCCCAACGTGGGCAAGTCCACCCTGTTCAACGCGGTGTCCGCCGCGGGGGCCCAGGCGGCCAACTACCCGTTCTGCACCATCGAGCCCAACGTGGGCGTGGTGCCAGTGCCCGACGAGCGCCTGGACAAGCTGTCCGCGCTGATCAAGCCGCTCAAGAAGATCCCCACGTCGCTGGAGTTCGTGGACATCGCGGGCCTGGTGCGCGGCGCCTCCAAGGGCGAGGGCCTGGGCAACCAGTTCCTCGCCAACATCCGCCAGGTGGACGCGGTGCTGCACGTGCTGCGCTGCTTCGAGGACGACAACGTCACCCACGTGGAGGGCGGCGTCAATCCGGTGCGCGACCGGGACGTGGTGGACACGGAGCTGTGTCTCAAGGACATGGAGACCGTGGACAAGCGCCGCGAGCGCTCCCAGAAGAACACGAAGATGGGCGGCAAGGCGGCCGAGGAGGCCAAGGCCGAGCTCGCGCTGCTCGATCGCATCAAGGCGGGGCTGGACGCGGGCACCACGGTGCGCGCGCAGAAGCTCACCGACGACGAGCGCGCCGTCATCCGCGATCTCTTCCTGCTGACGGACAAGCCCGTGCTGTACGTGGCCAACATCGGCGAGAAGCAGATCGGCAAGGAGGACTCCGACCCCTTCGTGAAGCAGGTGCGCGACATGGCGGCCAAGGAGGGCGCGGGCGTGGTGGTGCTGGCGGCCGCCATGGAGTCGGAGATCCAGCAGCTTCCCGAGGAGGAGCGTCCGGGCTTCCTGGAGAGCGCGGGCCTCAGCGAGCCGGGCCTGCACAAGGTGGTGCGCGAGGGCTACAAGCTCCTGGGCCTGCAGACCTACTTCACCGTGGGCGAGCAGGAGTGCCGCGCGTGGACCATCCACAAGGGCTACAAGGCGCCGCAGGCGGCGGGCGTCATCCACTCGGACTTCGAGCGCGGCTTCATCAAGGCCGAGGTCATGCGGTGGGAAGACCTCATCAAGCTCGGCAGTGAGTCGGCGGTGAAGGAGAAGGGCCTGCTGCGCGTGGAAGGCAAGGAGTACGTGGTTCAGGACGGCGACTGCATGCACTTCCGCTTCAACGTCTGAGCTGCTTGCCCCCGAGGGCAGGAGAGGGTGCCGGATGGACCGATGCTCGGGTCCCGGCACCCTCTGTCATTTCGACGCCTCCGGCGTGTCCGGCGTCCCCACGTAGCGGGCCCGTGGACGCAACAGCGCTCCCTGCTCGCGCTGCTCCAGCACGTGCGCCACCCAGCCCGCCGCGCGCCCCACCGCGAACAGCGCCGTCGCCGCGCCCGCCGGCAGCTCCAGCGCCGAGGCCAGCGCCACCAGGCCGAAGTCCACGGTGGGCCCGGGGTAGCCCGCCTCCCGCATCGTCTCCTCCACCCCACGCAACACCCGCACGGCCACGGGCTCCGGACGCAGTGCGTACGCGACCTCCAACAGCGGCGGTGTGCGTGGGTCTCCCTCCGGGTAGAGCGGGTGACCGAAGCCCGGCACGTTCTCGCCTCGCCGCAGCCGCTCGAGCACTCCCTGGCGCGCCCGCTGGGGAGTGCCCACCTCGTTGAGCAGGGCCTCGATGCGATCACACGCGCCGCCATGCCGCGGCCCCGACAGCGCCGACAACGCGGCACTCATGCACGCGTAGAGATCCGCTCCCGACGAGGCCGTCACCCGCGCCGCGAAGGTGGACACGTTCAGCTCGTGATCCGCGCACAACACCAGGGCGCGGTTCAACAGCTCGGGCGCGCGCTTTTCCGTGACGCCCCAGGCCACCGCCAGCGAGTCCGCCACGCTCCGCTCCTTGAGCGCCCGGTTCACTCGCGACGGGGCATGGCCTCCGCTCACCCAGGCCGCCAGGTGTCGCAGCAGGTGCCGGGCCCGGATCCGCTCCTGCTCCGCGGGGGCCGCGAAGCGCACGGCGTCCCATGCGCCGAGCAGCGGAACCACCGCCAGCAGCACCGTGAGCGGGGGCGAGTCCCCGGGAAGCAGCGCCGCCACCGAGGCGGGGGGCAGGGGCGGCTCGGGTGTGGGCCACCGCACGGGGCTCACCGGCAGGCTGCCCGTCCAGAGCAGCTCCGCCACGTCCTCCAGGCTCCGGCCCTCCACCGCGAGATTCACCGCGGAGTACTCCCGGTACGCGAGTCCTTCCGCGCCCACCCGTGATACCGCCGAGTCGATGACGGGCTCGCCCCAGCGCAGCGCGCCCGCCGCCACCGCCGCGTGCCCCGCGCGCGCGTCATGCCGGACCTTCAACCGCGCCAGGTCCGCTCGCACGTACCGCTTCTCCTTCGTCCCGGGCTCGGGCACGCACCGCACCAGCCCTCGGCTCACGTAGGTGTAGAGCGTGGCCCGCTTCACCCCGAGCAGCTCCGCCGCCTCCTGCGCGGACACCAGCTCCTCATGTCGACTGTCGAATCGCGATTGAGCAGGTGCCGCTCTCTCCTTGGCCATGTCTCGTATCTCCTCGTGGAGAGTGTCGGCTCGACTCGACTCGACGGGCCGTCGAGTCATGTCCGGAGATCGTACCCCATGCGGGTTGATGGGATGGGGAGTCCGACCGCCGCCGCGCCTGGAGCAGCGCTGAGGTAGGCTCGCGCGGCTCATGGCCTCCCTCCTGGATTCGCTCGACCGTGCGCGCCTCCTCAAGGACCG contains:
- the atpB gene encoding F0F1 ATP synthase subunit A, producing MRKAMILLASLMAGMAFAAPTEGEHAAPQSHLEKEEQDVAGYILHHVSDSNEYEFEIPLSDNHILIHLPQFGIPLRAGVSCEPRPTPDGHGKAVPSWSEGCLDLSITKHTLMMWLAAVLLIGSVLLFSNRDKSKLVPRGTSANLFEMLVLFVRDELAIKNIGKEEGPRYTPYLLTAFFFILFMNLLGLFPWMATATGNIGVTVALALCTFILTQIAGIRAAGLGGYLAHLTGGVAPWLWPIMIPVEVLGLFTKPFALTIRLFANMLAGHIVIFFLLGLIFMLGHPAVALVSVPFALGIYLLELFVAFVQAYVFTMLSALFIGMGVAMAHHHDDHGAESKELGHSHDHGRAHM
- the ychF gene encoding redox-regulated ATPase YchF, coding for MALSIGIVGLPNVGKSTLFNAVSAAGAQAANYPFCTIEPNVGVVPVPDERLDKLSALIKPLKKIPTSLEFVDIAGLVRGASKGEGLGNQFLANIRQVDAVLHVLRCFEDDNVTHVEGGVNPVRDRDVVDTELCLKDMETVDKRRERSQKNTKMGGKAAEEAKAELALLDRIKAGLDAGTTVRAQKLTDDERAVIRDLFLLTDKPVLYVANIGEKQIGKEDSDPFVKQVRDMAAKEGAGVVVLAAAMESEIQQLPEEERPGFLESAGLSEPGLHKVVREGYKLLGLQTYFTVGEQECRAWTIHKGYKAPQAAGVIHSDFERGFIKAEVMRWEDLIKLGSESAVKEKGLLRVEGKEYVVQDGDCMHFRFNV
- the atpF gene encoding F0F1 ATP synthase subunit B, coding for MFLPNVLAASSFVEVRPGLIFWTLVTFIIVAIILRWKAWGPILSLVEEREKQISSSIEAAKRERAEAEKLLAEQKTAIAEARREAQELLRRNQQEVEKFREDLMAKSRKEADAFKASAQREIEEQKSKAIAEVKALTVDLAMEVAGKLLNERLDDTKHRALAEQFVQGLPPAKGGAERRS
- a CDS encoding ATP synthase F0 subunit C yields the protein MTSIALAFLSAGIGAGLAIIGAGLGIGKLAAAAMDATGRQPAASGDIRTTMIIAAALIEGATLFALVVCILLAIKT
- a CDS encoding AtpZ/AtpI family protein, producing the protein MAEKEPGDETKDGELSETARQMRAAQPYIAAVWKLVGGAVVGVLGGYFLDKGLGSSPWGMLGLSLVGISVGFYGFLHEMAQLGKRKR
- a CDS encoding citrate/2-methylcitrate synthase, with the protein product MAKERAAPAQSRFDSRHEELVSAQEAAELLGVKRATLYTYVSRGLVRCVPEPGTKEKRYVRADLARLKVRHDARAGHAAVAAGALRWGEPVIDSAVSRVGAEGLAYREYSAVNLAVEGRSLEDVAELLWTGSLPVSPVRWPTPEPPLPPASVAALLPGDSPPLTVLLAVVPLLGAWDAVRFAAPAEQERIRARHLLRHLAAWVSGGHAPSRVNRALKERSVADSLAVAWGVTEKRAPELLNRALVLCADHELNVSTFAARVTASSGADLYACMSAALSALSGPRHGGACDRIEALLNEVGTPQRARQGVLERLRRGENVPGFGHPLYPEGDPRTPPLLEVAYALRPEPVAVRVLRGVEETMREAGYPGPTVDFGLVALASALELPAGAATALFAVGRAAGWVAHVLEQREQGALLRPRARYVGTPDTPEASK